DNA sequence from the Oncorhynchus clarkii lewisi isolate Uvic-CL-2024 chromosome 9, UVic_Ocla_1.0, whole genome shotgun sequence genome:
CATTTCCGATTATTGTTAGGAAAACTTTAATCTGTTGCAAAAGTGGTTAACCAGCGCTAGCAAGTTGTTTTCAGAATTAACGACGCCCAATATTATGATAACTAACCCTTTCATATGTGCTAACGCTGTCAAAGATTGAGCCTTATATCtgtagttagctagccagctaagcgAACTTCTAATTTTCAGTGCGCGTGTATTTTTGTCTAGAAAGTAGAATGctaaaatgtttttatatatttttttacatttaaaccAATTACACGGGACTGAAGACTTCAAAAGGACAAGACGCTAAAGGTAAGAGCATTGTAGCTTTGCTAGACAATATATGTCGCTGGCTGCTAGCTAGACGATGATTGCTCAGCCGGTGGCGGGTCGCGAGCACAGACCATGCACTGAGTTACCAACAATGCACCTGCGGTGTAAATACAATGCTGGCTCTTGCAATACAGTAACATTGGTCAAAGATGAAGTCAAGTCGTGCTAgggcaggggttcccaaacctttTTGGCCTGCTACCCTATTttgataaaaatacaaaaaatcgcGACCCCACCATGTAAAAAGGTGATATAATCAACGGACCATGTTTACCTTTTTTAATTGGGACTATGACAGTCttacaaatcagtctgacagtgtattttacagtatttcaAAGTATGGTTTTAAGTGACTGAAATGCATCAAACATATTGGGAAATTCAGAAGATCGGGCAGTTTTATTATCTGTGTAGGAAAGATCATTTATGTTCACTAATTTATTccctcaatccacacacaataccccataatgacaaagcaaaaccagtaTTTCAGGCATTTTTGCAACAAACCCTGGaattatgacatttacataagtattcacaccctttactgagtactttgttgaagcacccatTACAGCCTCatgtcttattgggtatgatgctacaagcttggcacacctgtatttggggagtttctcccattcttctctgcagatcatctccagctctgtcaggtttgatggggagtgtcgctggttcaaatctgaggtcaggctgggccactcaaggacattcagagacttgtcccaaagtcactcctgctttgtctcaccccagtctgaggtcctgagtggtctggagcaggttttcaaaaAGGAACTCTTTGTACTTTCCCTGTTCATCTTAACCTCGATCcatactagtctcccagtccctcccgCAAAAAAAATATCCCCCCAGCATGATacagccatcaccatgcttcactgtagggatggtggcaggtttcctccagatgtgacgcttggccttcaggccaaatagttcaatgttgatttcatcagaccagagaatcttgtttctcatggtctgggagtttttaggtgccttttctggccactctaccataaaggcctgattggtggagtgctgcagagatggttgtccttctggaaggttctcccatctccacagaggaactctggaccaaggcccttctcgccCGATgggtcagtttggccgggcgtccagctgtaggaagagtcttggtggttccaaacttccattttaagaatggcagaggccactgtgttcttggggaccttcagtgctgcagacattttttggtacccttccccagatctgtgcctcgacacaatcctgtctcggagctctacagacaattccttcgaccatatggcttggtttttgctctgacatgcactgtcaattgtgcgaccttacatagacaggtgtgtgcctttccaaatcatgtccaaacaattgaatttaccacaggtgaactccaatcaagttgtagaaatatctcaaggatgatcaatggaaaaaggatgcacctgagcttaatatagtctcatagcaaagatcTGAATAGTtatctaaataaggtatttctgtttttttatgtgtctatttgcaaacatttctaaaaaaaaaaacgtttttcgctttgtcattatggggcattgtgtagattgagggggaaaaattatgtaatcaattttagaataagcctgtaatgtaacaaaatgtgggaaaagtcaaggggtcttaatactttctgaatgcactgcagcTGCTACTGGAGGTTTACTGAAGTAACCCCAGTTATATAATCCAAGCATAATTTTCTCTAGCAAAATAGTCTAGCTAACAGTCATCACACCAGATTCTTTGACATGATTTCAGTGATGCCTTGTTTTGCAAGTGTTACAGTACTACAGAACAACATTGCTAACATCAGATTTCTATTGTCTTCTCAGGCAGGCATACACTAAGCATGTCTTGTTTTTTCGTGAATGAAGGAGGGATacttgtgtgtttgtctgtattgttaagtaagcatttcactgttagtctgcacctgttgtttaagaagcatgtgacaaatacattttgatttgacagTGAAAAATAACCCTACTATCAGTCTTTCCGGTTTCAGTGCAAAATGGCTCACTCCACCAGAAGGAAACTGTCCATGATAATGACTTTGAGCCCTATCTCTCTGGTCAATCCAATCAGGTGAGTGACTTTTGAAATCATGGTGTGTATCTGTCATTATAGAATATTTTTCAACTTGGCTGCAGGGGAGGACCACAAATCAATACTGTCTCACAGGAGAATGGATGTTTTCTTGGCTACCTTGTTAGCAGATATTATTACTCCATTGACATCATTACAGATGATGTGTGATGTCTAAGTACTGCACGCATACCCTTTTAAGTCTTAAAGTCAGGGTTGTTGGGGTATAAGCTAACGGTCATTGGAGTATTGGTGGTGGTAGGTCATGTTGTTGACATTTAGTTTAATGTGTCAGGATTTAAAAAACAAATTGTACTTACACTCCTCTTTTTCTGTCTTCTAGAACAACAGCTACCAATCCATGACTGACCCTTACCTGTCCAGCTACTATGCCCCCTCCATTGGATTTCCCTACCCTCTTAGCGAGGCCCCTTGGTCCACCGGTGGCGACCCCCCTATCCCTTACCTGACTCCCTATGCGCCCCTCAGCAATGGAGACCACCACTTCATGCATGACACTGTGTTTGGCCAGCCTGGTGGACTTGGCAGCAGCATCTACCCGCATAGGTTTAACTTTTTCCCTGAGAACCCGGCCTTCTCCGCCTGGGGTACCAGTGGGTCTCAAGGCCAGCAGACTCAGAGTTCAGCCTATGGGGGCAGCTACAGCTACCCTCCCAGCTCCCTGGGGGGCACACTAGTCCCTGATGGCCAAACAGGGTTCCACAGTGACACTCTGAGCAAGGCACCAGGTATGAACAGCCTTGAACAAGGGATGCTGGGGCTGAAGATGGGTGGGGATGTGTCTGGCAGTGGCTCAGGTGTGAAGAGCGTGAGTTCTGTGATCGGCGGCAGTGGTGCTGTAGCTCAGGCTGTTGCTACAGGCAACGGTGGAACACCAATTGGTATGCCCCCTCCTAAGCCCACGTCCTGGGCTGCTATCGCCAGCAAACCAGCCAGGCCACAGCTGCTGAAGGCCAAGGCCAAGCCGGGCATGCCCATGGGGGGAGCTCTGCCACCACCGCCCATCAAACACAACATGGACATTGGGACATGGGATAACAAGGGGCCTATAAGCAAAGTGGCCCCTCCGctgcccccccaccaccaccatcagcaGCTCCACTCTCATAGCCATTCCCACCTTCCCCAcggtctcccccctccccctcagcaGTCCATTCAATCTGCCCAGTCCCTTGTGCAGCAGATGACCATGGGCCCGCCCCCTCCACAATCATACCAGAACCACAACTTAGGCCCATCCCCTCAAACCCGCTGGGTTGCCCCGCGCAACCGTAATCCAGGCTACGGAGGGGGCAGCATGGACAGCAGCGGTTCCTCTAGTGGCGGGGGTGTTGGGAATGGAGGGGGTGTTCCTCCAGGTTCTGGCTCAGGTCTAGAGAACCACCCTGTTCTGGAGAAGCTGCGGGCTGCCCACAGCTACAACCCTAAGGAGTTTGACTGGAACCTGAAGAACGGCCGCGTGTTTATCATCAAGAGCTACTCTGAGGACGACATCCACCGCTCCATAAAGTACTCCATCTGGTGCAGCACAGAGCACGGCAACAAGCGTCTGGACTCAGCCTTTCGTGCCATCAGTGCCAAAGGCCCTGTCTATCTGCTGTTCAGCGTTAATGGCAGTGGGCACTTCTGTGGCGTGGCAGAGATGCTCTCGCCCGTGGACTATGGCACCAGTGCTGGCGTCTGGGCGCAGGACAAGTGGAAAGGCAAGTTTGACGTGGACTGGCTGTTTGTGAAGGACGTGCCCAATAGCCAGCTGAGGCACATCAGGCTGGAGAACAATGACAACAAGCCGGTGACCAACTCCAGGGACACTCAGGAGGTCCCTCTGGAGAAGGCCAAGCAAGTGCTGAAGATCATTGTGGGCTTCAAACACACCACCTCCATCTTTGATGACTTCTCCCATTATGAGAaaagacaggaggaagaggaggttgtCAGAAAGGTAATCAATCATTCGTCTCCTGTTGATCGCAAAGATCCTGAACTGATCATTAATTAAGGATGGGTTTCGTCAATGTTTGTAATGATCCAAAAACCATAACAAACATCTCCTATAGGGATGCAAACCTGAGTTTGTATTTCTTATTTTGTCCTATCACAGCGAAATGTCTACTATTTGGTATTTGTTTGCTGCCATTTTATTGCGTTTTGTGCAGTAGGTGTAACCATAACGGAATTCCTCTTCTCTTTCAACAGACCTATGAGCCAATTCCAATACAGCGAGGGTCCCGACTTGATCAGGTAAAGAAACTTTTCTAAAATGTCACTTCTATTTGGCTTCTGCCCATCGACATTCTACACTATGTCTCTAAGGGAATAATATACCGTGGTTGTGGGGTAgaagattatttatttattaaccgTTTACTAATGGTAACCATTTTGTTTTTTCTTCCcctccccaaccaaggaacaCCAAAACCGAAGTAAACCACAATAGAAGACTACTCCTTATAGCTTGATCAACGGTTGTACTTGGATGGACATTGAAATTTAGATCATAAAAAGAACAAGAGGACAAAGAAATTTGTAACTTATATTTCTTTTTCTATTTAATTTTGATGACTTTGGCCCACATCAAACTTTGAGCCACCTTGCTCCTGGTCTGGTTCCCAGTCTCCAAGTTGTGTGCACCAATCAAATTGCTTCATCATTTTTAGTGTTCTATATTCTGTATTTTAACCCTGGTTTGTTATACACGCACATCCTTAATTGTGATTAACAAATATCTGCACGTCTTTAAAAACATGCTGCTGATATTCAGTGACTGTTCAACTTGTGGTGTGAGTGTTGGAGAAACTTTAAGTGCTTGTATTGCTTGTTCTGATTTAGGAAGAGTGAATGTGACAACAGAATCTTGACAAATGTTTGATAACTAAACATGGAACAGTTTTATTTTGCATAATCAAAAGAAGTGTTCATTTTTGCCCTTGTCCATCAGAGTGGTTTGTGGATGGTAGAGGATTGTCTATCCAAAAAGCTTCTGCAAATGATTGATATTATGGATAAagtgaaagttttttttttttttttttaaatgtataaaaatgtatcactTGGCTGATCACTGTTGTGACAAACTATGGAATAATTTTTTCGGAATGGAGCCTTAGCATTTCTTTCTGACAACAGTGTCAATTAAATTATATTTGCTCCACTGTACCTCAAATGTGTCAGCAAAAAGATTCAAAGGAAAGATGTCTAGAACATCCGCTCTCAAGGGAGGTCCCTCGCTTTGTTTTTGATGGGGTGGAAATGCAAACATACTCAGTTCAGGTTCTTAGCCAGACAATACGATTGTCTTTTCCCTTATTTTAAATCATGTCTTTCCTTTATCATATGTTACATTTCTCTGTTCCCTGTCATTCCAACAATGGGGGTCCCTGTTTAAGTCACTTTGGGGACAAAATGTAGCATGTACTGCTTTTAAATTCAAGATTGGCCTGTCATTTTGTTTCTGCGCCTTGTCATTTCCATACGGAATTAAAATGTGGATATTTTTCTTGCTATAACCCTTCCACTTCATCCTCAGAAATGTTAAGCTTTAATGTACTGGCAAAGCTAATTGAGAACGCCTGAAATGTGTATCCTTATAATTAATGTTACTGATTTAATGTCAAGTGTATGAAAACCCAGAGAATGGTCTTCATGGTATCTGTGTGATTTCTTTAATTTTGGGGGGGCTTGCTGTACTGTGTATGTCTGTATGCAAATGTGAAAGAATGAGAGGGAGTGTGATTATTGAGGGAGTCAGATTTATATAATGGTATAGGAAGTGATTCATGATAATATATGAACATTTAcgaaaataaatgtagaaaacAAACATTTAAGTCACCCCTGAATTAAATATGCATTGTATCAAAGGTCACTATCACATTCTTAGATTTGATCATGGTCATTATTAAAGGTATACTATCTGTTGTAAGTGTTTTTGGTTTGTTCCATTGTGAGTGAATGGTATCACGTCTGCATCTAAGTATGTTTCCCTTTGTAACACTGTTTCCCTTTGGGGGGAAACCCATTCTTGTTATTATTTTAGATAAGAGAGAGTGGTGCCTAAAGTATACTGGATGTTGACATACGGTTaaggtcaaaagtttacatacaccttagccaaatacatttaaacttagattttcacagttcctgacatttaatcctagtaaaaattccctgtcttaggtcagttaggatcaccactttattttaagaacgtgaaatgtcaataataggagagagaatgatttatttcagcttttatttctttcatcacattcccagtgggtcagaagtttgcatacactcaattagtattttgtagcgtTGTCTTTACATTGTTAAACTTGGGTGAGACGTTTCGGGTAGTctaccacaagcttcccacaataagttgggtgaattttggcccattcctcctgaacgagctggtgtaactgagtcaggtttgtaggcctccttgctcgcacatgctttttcagttctgcccacaaatgttctataggattgaggtaagggctttgtgattgccactccaataccttgactttgttgttgttaagccattttgccactttggaagtatgcttggggtctttgtccatttgaaagacccatttgcgaccaagcttgaacttcctgactgatgtcttgagatgttgcttcaatatatccacataattttcccccctcatgatgccatctattttgtgaagtgcaccagtccctcctgcagcaaagcacctccacaacatttctcacaaggatgaaccagacttgtggtctacaattttttttctttggtctaggttgcagttgtaaatgagaacttgttctcaactagcctaccaggttaaataaaggtgaaattaaataaataaaatgttgatTTCTTTTGCTTTTCAcatgtcatgcaaagaggcactgagtttgaaggtaggccttgaaatacatccacaggtacacctccaattgactcaaagtgtgtaaattagcctatcaaaagcttctaaagccatgacatcattttctggaatttaactagctgttaaaggcacagtcaatttagtgtatgtaaacttctgacccactggaattgtgatacagtgaattataagtgaaat
Encoded proteins:
- the LOC139416681 gene encoding YTH domain-containing family protein 1-like isoform X1: MSATSIDPQTSKGQDAKVFPVSVQNGSLHQKETVHDNDFEPYLSGQSNQNNSYQSMTDPYLSSYYAPSIGFPYPLSEAPWSTGGDPPIPYLTPYAPLSNGDHHFMHDTVFGQPGGLGSSIYPHRFNFFPENPAFSAWGTSGSQGQQTQSSAYGGSYSYPPSSLGGTLVPDGQTGFHSDTLSKAPGMNSLEQGMLGLKMGGDVSGSGSGVKSVSSVIGGSGAVAQAVATGNGGTPIGMPPPKPTSWAAIASKPARPQLLKAKAKPGMPMGGALPPPPIKHNMDIGTWDNKGPISKVAPPLPPHHHHQQLHSHSHSHLPHGLPPPPQQSIQSAQSLVQQMTMGPPPPQSYQNHNLGPSPQTRWVAPRNRNPGYGGGSMDSSGSSSGGGVGNGGGVPPGSGSGLENHPVLEKLRAAHSYNPKEFDWNLKNGRVFIIKSYSEDDIHRSIKYSIWCSTEHGNKRLDSAFRAISAKGPVYLLFSVNGSGHFCGVAEMLSPVDYGTSAGVWAQDKWKGKFDVDWLFVKDVPNSQLRHIRLENNDNKPVTNSRDTQEVPLEKAKQVLKIIVGFKHTTSIFDDFSHYEKRQEEEEVVRKTYEPIPIQRGSRLDQEHQNRSKPQ
- the LOC139416681 gene encoding YTH domain-containing family protein 1-like isoform X2 → MSATSIDPQTSKGQDAKVQNGSLHQKETVHDNDFEPYLSGQSNQNNSYQSMTDPYLSSYYAPSIGFPYPLSEAPWSTGGDPPIPYLTPYAPLSNGDHHFMHDTVFGQPGGLGSSIYPHRFNFFPENPAFSAWGTSGSQGQQTQSSAYGGSYSYPPSSLGGTLVPDGQTGFHSDTLSKAPGMNSLEQGMLGLKMGGDVSGSGSGVKSVSSVIGGSGAVAQAVATGNGGTPIGMPPPKPTSWAAIASKPARPQLLKAKAKPGMPMGGALPPPPIKHNMDIGTWDNKGPISKVAPPLPPHHHHQQLHSHSHSHLPHGLPPPPQQSIQSAQSLVQQMTMGPPPPQSYQNHNLGPSPQTRWVAPRNRNPGYGGGSMDSSGSSSGGGVGNGGGVPPGSGSGLENHPVLEKLRAAHSYNPKEFDWNLKNGRVFIIKSYSEDDIHRSIKYSIWCSTEHGNKRLDSAFRAISAKGPVYLLFSVNGSGHFCGVAEMLSPVDYGTSAGVWAQDKWKGKFDVDWLFVKDVPNSQLRHIRLENNDNKPVTNSRDTQEVPLEKAKQVLKIIVGFKHTTSIFDDFSHYEKRQEEEEVVRKTYEPIPIQRGSRLDQEHQNRSKPQ